From one Planctomycetia bacterium genomic stretch:
- a CDS encoding OB-fold nucleic acid binding domain-containing protein: MPRRNVSQLGHQEAVDQVFLASQKQLRPNRNGNLYLQIDLSDRTGSISARMWNASDADYRAFEDGDFVRIEGTTQLFQGAIQLIINNVCRAREDEVDLADFMPLANADIDRLAVRLGEMLRQVRDPHLSALAQCFLMDEAFMRKFSKAPAGIKHHHAYHGGLLQHVTNLMEVVLCVAGRFPMVDRDLLLMGAFLHDMGKVDELSYERAFSYTDEGQMLGHLVMAVGMLEVKIVETEKLMAEPFPVELTLRLKHMIVSHHGQYEYGSPKLPMTLEAVALHQLDNLDAKIHNFYQQLTEDPNVESPWTNFNHATGRKLFKGYGARRDALTNGE, from the coding sequence GTGCCGCGTCGCAATGTGAGTCAGTTGGGGCATCAAGAGGCGGTCGATCAGGTTTTTCTTGCCTCGCAGAAGCAACTGCGGCCGAATCGGAACGGAAACCTTTATTTGCAGATCGACCTGTCCGACCGCACCGGCTCGATCAGTGCGCGGATGTGGAACGCTTCGGACGCCGACTATCGGGCGTTCGAGGACGGCGATTTCGTCCGCATCGAAGGGACGACGCAACTGTTCCAAGGGGCGATTCAGCTTATCATCAACAACGTCTGCCGCGCTCGAGAAGATGAAGTCGATCTGGCGGACTTCATGCCGCTGGCAAATGCCGACATCGATCGCCTCGCCGTGCGGTTGGGCGAGATGCTGCGGCAGGTCCGCGATCCGCACTTGTCGGCGCTCGCACAGTGCTTCCTGATGGACGAAGCGTTCATGCGGAAGTTTTCCAAGGCGCCGGCCGGCATCAAGCATCATCATGCCTATCACGGCGGGCTGTTGCAGCACGTCACGAATCTGATGGAAGTGGTGCTGTGCGTCGCCGGACGGTTTCCGATGGTGGACCGCGATCTGCTGTTGATGGGGGCCTTTCTGCATGACATGGGCAAGGTCGATGAGCTGAGTTACGAGCGGGCGTTCAGCTACACCGACGAAGGGCAGATGCTCGGGCACCTGGTGATGGCCGTGGGGATGCTTGAGGTCAAGATTGTCGAGACGGAAAAGCTGATGGCCGAGCCGTTCCCCGTGGAACTGACGCTGCGGCTCAAGCACATGATCGTCAGCCATCACGGGCAATACGAGTACGGCAGTCCGAAGTTACCGATGACGCTGGAAGCCGTGGCGCTGCATCAACTCGACAATCTCGACGCGAAGATCCACAACTTCTATCAGCAATTGACGGAAGACCCGAACGTCGAAAGCCCCTGGACGAACTTCAATCACGCCACGGGGCGAAAACTGTTCAAGGGTTACGGCGCGCGACGGGACGCGCTGACGAATGGGGAGTAA